The genomic window GGGGGGACCACCCTCCAAGGCTAAATACGAGGCGGCTACCGATAGTGGAGAAGTACCGTGAGGGAACGGTGAAAAGAACCCCGGGAGGGGAGTGAAAGAGAACCTGAAACCATAGGCCTACAAGCAGTCAGAGCCCGCGGAAGCGGGTGATGGCGTGCCTTTTGCAGAATGAGCCTGCGAGTTACTGTTGCAAGCGAGGTTAAGGGACAGGAGTCCCGGAGCCGTAGGGAAACCGAGTCTTAAGAGGGCGCTAGTTTGCAGCAGTAGACCCGAAGCCGGGTGATCTATCCATGGCCAGGTTGAAGCTGGGGTAACACCCAGTGGAGGACCGAACCCTAGTCTGGTGAAAAAGGCAGGGATGAGCTGTGGATAGGAGTGAAAGGCTAAACAAACCCGGCGATAGCTGGTTCTCGCCGAAATAGCTTTAGGGCTAGCCTTGCAGTTGACTGTAGCGGAGGTAGAGCACTGGATGGGCTAGGGCCCTTCACCGGGTACCAAACCCAACCAAACTTCGAATGCCGCTACAGGCTCTGCGGGAGTCAGACTACGGGCGACAAGGTTCGTGGTCGAGAGGGGAACAGCCCAGACCGCCAGCTAAGGTCCCCAAACCGTGCTTAGTGGGAAAAGAGGTGGGGCGGCGAAGACAGCCAGGAGGTTGGCTTAGAAGCAGCCATTCCTTAAAAGAGTGCGTAACAGCTCACTGGTCGAGTCGCCCTGCGCTGACAATGTAACGGGGCTATGCACGGTACCGAAGCTGCGGGTCGACACCTGTTTGAGGGTGTTGGCGGTAGGCGAGCGTTCCGCGTACCGATGAAGGTGTGCCGTAAGGCATGCTGGAGGGGGCGGAAGTGAGGATGCAGGCATGAGTAACGAAAAGAGGGGTGAGAATCCCCTCCGCCGAAAGCCTAAGGTTTCCTGAGTAAAGGTCGTCTGCTCAGGGTTAGCCGGCCCCTAAGGCGAGGCCGAAAGGCGTAGCCGATGGGAAACGGGTTGATAATCCCGTGCCTCTCACAGTTTCCGAAGGGGTGACGCAGGAGGCGAAGCCGGGCCGGGGGATGGTAGACCCGGTGTAAGCGAGCGAGCCTGAGAGGGCGGTAGGCAAATCCGCCGCCTGAGGTGAGCCGTGAAGCCGAGCCCTGTAACAGGGGCGAAGCCGGTGTAGTCAGACTGCCGAGAAAGAGCCTCTAGGGGTAAGCTGTGAGAGACCGTACCGGAAACCGACACAGGTAGGCGGGATGAGCATTCCAAGGCGCGCGGGAGAACTCGCGTTAAGGAACTCGGCAAACTACCCACGTAACTTCGGGAGAAGTGGGGCCTCTGGTGGGTGGCGTAAGCTGCTTACTGGGGGTTGCAGAGTCCAGGCCCAAGCGACTGTTTACCAAAAACACAGGTCTCTGCGAACTCGTAAGAGGACGTATAGGGACTGACACCTGCCCGGTGCCGGAAGGTTAAGGGGATCCGTGAGCCTTTGGGCGAAGCGGTGAACCGAAGCCCCGGTAAACGGCGGCCGTAACTATAACGGTCCTAAGGTAGCGAAATTCCTTGTCGGGTAAGTTCCGACCCGCACGAAAGGTGTAACGACTTGGGCGCTGTCTCAACGCGAGACCCGGTGAAATTGAAGTATGGGTGAAGATGCCCATTACCTGTGGCTAGACGGAAAGACCCCGTGAACCTTTACTGCAGCCTGGCATGGGGACTTTGCATGGCATGTGTAGGATAGGTGGGAGGCAGGGAAGCCTGTGCGCCAGCACAGGTGGAGCCGTCGGTGAAATACCACCCTTGCCATGTAGGGTTTCTAACATCTGCCGTGATCCGGTAGGTGGACAGTGTCAGGTGGGCAGTTTGACTGGGGCGGTCGCCTCCTAAAGGGTAACGGAGGCGCGCGAAGGTCACCTTGCGCTGGTTGGAAATCAGCGTGGACGTGCAAGGGCATAAGGTGGCCTGACTGCGAGACCGACGGGTCGAGCAGGCGCGAAAGCGGGTCCTAGTGATCTGGCGGTACCGAGTGGAAGGGCCGTCACTTAACGGATAAAAGGTACTCCGGGGATAACAGGCTGATCCTGCCCAAGAGTCCACATCGACGGCAGGGTTTGGCACCTCGATGTCGGCTCATCGCATCCTGGGGCTGGAGCAGGTCCCAAGGGTTCGGCTGTTCGCCGATTAAAGCGGTACGTGAGCTGGGTTCAGAACGTCGTGAGACAGTTCGGTCCCTATCTGCCACAGGCGTTGGATGGTTGAGGGGGTCTGCTCTCAGTACGAGAGGACCGGAGTGGACGGACCTCTGGTGTACCAGTTATCGCGCCAGCGGTAGCTGCTGGGTAGCCAAGTCCGGAAGGGATAACCGCTGAAGGCATCTAAGCGGGAAGCCCACCCCAAGATGAACCATCCCTGGCACACAACGTGCCCTGAAGGAGCGAGGGAGAAGACCTCGTCGATAGGCTGGCGGTGTACGCGTGGTAACACGTTCAGCCGACCAGTACTAATCCTCCGTGAGACTTGACCGTATCTTCCTGCTCCCCTTTCCTCTGCCAAACAATGGAATCCATTGCCTGGTGACTCGAGCGGAGGGGCAACACCCGTTCCCATTCCGAACACGGAAGTTAAGCCCTCCAGCGCCGATGGTACTGCCCCATGAGGGGTGGGAGAGTAGGCCGTCGCCAGGCTCTTTTTTTGCTGGAGGCCGCTATGGGAAAAGGTGACAAGAAGAGCAGGAAGGGCAAGATCTGGAGAGGCACCTACGGGAATACGAGACCGAAGCCCAAGAACCTGCGCAGGCGGAAGCGACAGCAGGGATCCTCCTCGTAGGTGGGCGTCTCGCGATCTGTTCCGGCCGATCCTCCCACTCCAAAAAATGGGAGGATCCTTTTATGTGAGGAGCCGACGGAGAAGACCCTCGTTACGCCGCCACTTGGGTACCACCTTGACCCTGAGGTCGAGCCTCACCGGTCGTTCGAAGATCCCGGAGAGTTCCTTCTCGGACTGGAGCCTGATGGTTTTTATCTTTTCCCCCCCTCTCCCTATGATGATTCCCTTCTGGGACTCCCGTTCCACACAGATGAGGGCTCGGGCCCAAAGCGTTTCGTCCGGTCGTTCTTCCACGTCCAGGACTTCCACATAGAGGGCGTGGGGGAGTTCTTCCCTCGTCTGGTGGATCGCTTTTTCCCTTATGATCTCAGCGATCCGGAAACGAGGTTCCTGATCGGTGTAGAACTCCTCGGGATAGAGTTGTGGTCCCTCTTCGGCCGCCTCGAAGAGCCTGGCTTTGAGGTCCTCCAGGCCCTCACCGGTGTAAGCGGAGATCTTCACGATGGGGGCGGAAGGGAAGTGGGCCTTGAGCAAGGGAACCATCCCCTCTGCATGGTGTTCGGGGATATCGATCTTGTTGAGGGCGATCACGACAGGTTTTCCCGCCTGCTTGACCAACTCGATAAGCTCGTGCTCTTCTTCACCAATCGACCGGGTGCTGTCGACGAGGTAGAGAATCTCGTCGACCTCTTTGAGTGCCTCGATCACCTGCTCTTTGAGGAAGAGGTTGAACTTCTTTTCTGACTGGTGGTAGCCCGGGGTGTCGATGAAGACGATCTGCCCTCGCTCCTCGGTGACGATCCCCCGTATCCTGTTCCTGGTGGTCTGGGGTACGGGGGAGGTGATGGCCACCTTCCTCCCGCACAGGGTGTTGAGGAGGGTCGACTTGCCGCTCGACGGTCTCCCTACGATGGCGCACACTGCGACTTTCATATCTATAACAGTAGCGAATATCGACCTTGCCGTCCATAAGTGGTATATTTACGGCAGAGCATATCTTGCAGGAACAACGGAGGAAACGAACGCATGAGATTCCAGGAGAAGGACGAACGGAAGGAACAGGGCGATCAACAGGCTCTCATGGAGAAGTTTCTTAGGACGAGGTCGATCATCCTCTCAGGTGAGGTGAACAAGGAACTGGTGGAGAAGGTGGTGAAGCAGCTCCTTCTCCTCGAACAGATGGGTGACGAACCGGTGAAGGTCTTCATCGACTCTCCGGGAGGCGATGTGGATGCGGGGTTCGCGATCTTCGACATGATACGGTTCGTGGGAGTGCCCGTGTATACCATAGGGATGGGGCTCGTGGCGAGTGCGGCGGCCCTCATCCTCCTGGCGGCGCCGAAGGAGTACCGCCTCGGTCTCCCGAATTCCCACTATCTCATCCACCAGCCGTGGAGCGGGATGCGCGGCGTGGCCACCGAGATAGAGATCCACGCCAAGGAGATCGAGAGGACGCGACACAAGATCAACCAGATCATAAGTGAGGAGACGGGCCGGCCGCTGGAGCAAGTGGAGAAGGATACCGACAGGGATTACTGGTTGAACGCAGGCGAGGCCCTCTCCTATGGTCTCATAAGCCGTATCATCTCTTCGGGGAAGGAGCTCGTCTGATCGATGGGAAGGCCCCACCTCGTCTTCTTCCTGCTCCTCTTCCGGTTGGTCGGGGTCCGAGGGGAGGAGTACGTCGTAGCTACCTATAACGTGGAGAACCTCTTCGACGCGGTGGAGGATGGGGCGGAGTACGACGAGTTCCGGCCGTCCTCGTTCTGGACCGAGGAGAAGGTTCTTGTACGCTTGGAGGCAGTGAGCCGGGTGGTGCGGTCCCTCGATGCGGATGTGCTCATTCTCCAGGAAGTGGAGAACGAGCGGGTGCTCGGCCGGCTCGTCTCCGGGTATCTTGCCGATGCGGGGTACCGGTGGCACTTCCTCCCGGAGGAGGAGGGAGCGGTTCACGTGGCGGTGCTCTCCCGTATACCGGTCGAGGGCGTGAGGGTGCACGCCCTCAAGGATCCCAGGGTGGCCGCCCTCCGGAGTGTGGTAGAGGTGGAGTACCGCCTTGGGGGAGAACAGGTGTTTCTTTTCGGTGTCCATCTCATCTCCCGGGCAGGTCCTGCGTGGCGGGATGAGATTCGGCGGAACCAGTTGTTCCTCATCGCGAGACGGTTGGAGGAGATCCGCAGGACCGCGCCTGGAGTCCACGTCCTCGTGGGAGGGGATTTCAACATGGAGGCCGACGCGGTGGAGACATTCTTTGACCGCGCGCTCTTCCCGCAGGATGTCCATTCGGTGTGGAGCATGATGGTGCCCGGGACCATGCCTCCTGGATCGTATTGGTATGAGGGCCGATGGGAGCGGATCGACGGGTTTTTCTTCACCGAGGGGCTTCGAGACGGGGTGGGGCTCGATGTGACAGGAGGGGAGGTGGTGGCCTTCCCCTGGCTTCTCGATGAGAGGGGCCGTCCGTGGTCATGGGACATGGGTACGGGAAGCGGATACTCTGACCACCTCCCGGTGAAGGTCATCCTCACGGACTTGACCCGTATGAAGTAATCGGGATACTATTGCGTACCATATTGTAAGAGGAGTATGGGAGATGTCCAAAGCTCACAGGGGTAAGGGGCTTAAGGATCAGCCGAAGAAAGGGAGAGGGAAGTGTCCTCTCTGTGGAAGAACAGGGGTGAAGCTCCTCTACGAGGTCTCTGCCCACGAAAAGAAACTTTCAGTGTGCAAGCCCTGTTCAAAGGCGGTGGCCCATGGAAAGAGGGAGGAGGCCCTCGCCGCGCTTGCGGAATGAGGCCTCTCGCCGATCTGAGAAGCTCTGCCTGGGGGGCAGGGCTTTGTTTTTGCCCAGGAAGGAGATCGTATGAGATTGGGAGGGCCTCTCTTCGCCGAAGTCCGGTCGCCGGAAGAATGGGTGACGCTCCTGAGGCGGTGGGGATACCGCGCGGCCTACGCTCCGGTCTCCCCGGAAGCCTCATCCGAGGAGATCGCGGCCTACCGGGAAGCCGCCGAACGTGCGGATATCGTGATCGCCGAGGTGGGCGTGTGGAACAATCCCCTCTCGCGACACCCCGGGGAGCGAAAGGCCGCCCTGGATGCGTGTGTGAGGGCTCTCTCCCTCGCAGACGAGCTGGGGGCCAGGTGTTGTGTGAACATCGGCGGATCTCTGGGGGAGAAGTGGGACGGCCCCTGTGCCGACGATCTCGGCGAGGAGGCCTTCGACCTCATCGTGGAGACGGTACGATCGATCATAGACGAGGTGAAGCCTCTCCGCACCTTCTACACCCTCGAGACCATGCCGTGGATGTATCCGCACACCGCTGAAAGCTACGAACGGCTCATCAAGGCGGTGGACAGAAAGGCCTTTGCGGTGCACTTCGATCCGGTGAACATGATCTGGAGCCCCGAGCGCTTCTTTCACAACGCAGAGGTGATACGCGACTTCGTGCGGAGACTCGGACCCTGGATACGATCGTGCCACCTCAAGGACGTGCGTCTCCAGGACCGGTTTCTGGTCCATCTTGAAGAAGTGATTCCCGGGAGGGGGAACCTCGACTACAGGACCCTGCTCTCCGAGCTCGATCGACTGGATGACGTCCCGGGGATGCTGGAGCACCTCTCCACCCCTGAGGAATATGTCCAGGCCCGTGACTACGTAACGCAGGTGGCCCGGGAGATAGGGGTGGGGCTGTAGGGACGTTTCGAGGAGGCCGGCCCATGAGTCCGTTCGAAGCCCTCATGCTCCTCTGTTTCGGCGCTGCGTGGCCCTTCTCGATCCATACCTCGTATGTCTCCCGGTCGACGAGGGGGAAGAGCCTCCTCTTCCTGCTCGTGTTGCTGATAGGGTACACCTCGGGGATCATCCACAAACTCTTCTATGCGCGGGATCCCGTACTCATCCTCTACATCCTCAACTGGACGATGGTGGGGATCGACACCCTCCTCTATCTCCGGAACCGGAGGATGGAACGGGAGGCCCTCCGAAGGGCCTCCCGGTGACGTCCCGCTAGAAGCAGCGTCCGGTCTCCTTCTTCCGGCACGATGCCTTGTCACACTGATAGCAGATTTCGTTCTCGAGAGATCGACCGCTGAAGAAGTCGTCGATGTTCTTGAGGGTGGTCTCCGCGATGTTGGTGAGGGCCTCACGGGTGAAGAAGGCCTGATGGCTCGTGACCAGGACGTTGGGAAAGGTGAGGAGCCTGGCGAGCACGTCGTCCTGGATGTGGGTGTCGGAGTGGTCCTCGAAGAAGTATTCGGTCTCCTCTTCGTACACGTCGAGTCCCGCCGCACCGATGTGCCCTCGTTTGAGGGCCTGGATGAGGGCCTTTGTGTCGATGAGTTTGCCCCGGCCGGTGTTGACGATGAAAACTCCCTTTTTCATGAGAGAGAGGCTCTCGTCGTTGATCAGGTGGATAGTCTGGGGGGTGAGGGGACAGTGGAGCGAGATCACGTCGGATTCGCGGTAGAGCGTCTCGAGAGGCACGTAGGAAAACCCGTGTGAGGCGGCCCATTCCCCGGCCGGATAGGGGTCGTGGAGGAGGATGCGCATGCCGAATCCGTCTCCGAGTATCTGAGCCACGAGGCGTCCTATCTGGCCCGTCCCGATGATGCCGGCCGTCTTGCCGTGGAGGTCGAACCCCATCAGCCCGGTGAGGCTGAAGTTGAACTCCCTGGTCCTCCAGTAGGCCCGGTGGACCTTCCGGTTGAGGGCGAGGAGGAGCGCCACGGTGTGCTCCGCCACCGCGTGAGGGGAGTAGGCAGGAACGCGGACCACGTGGATCTTCCCGTAGACCGAAGGGAGATCGATGTTGTTGTACCCTGCACATCTAAGGGCGATGAGCTTCACTCCCGCCGAGGCGAAGACCTCGGCGACCTTTGGGGTCACATAGTCGTTCACGAAGAGACAGACCGCGTCATAGCCCTTGGCGAGGATCGCGTTGTCCTCCGTGAGGCGATCGGAGAGATACTTTATGGTGAATCCATAGCGTTGGTTCACGCTCTCGAAAAACTCACGGTCGTAGGGTTTCGTGTCGTACATGAGGATCGATGGCAGGTGCTTCATGGAGTCCTCCAATCGATAAAAAAGTATTCTTACTTGAATAGTAATAAAAAATCCGGAAAAAGGGAAGAGGGAGTTTACGATTGTGATGAAATGGAATTTTTGGTATCATACCTGCCATATACGTCGAGTATGTCATGAGGAGTGTGTGATGGCACCTACAATTGTGGTTCGGTGGTTCGGTCCGAAAGACGATCATGTCCCCCTCCAGTGGATCCGTCAGGTCCCGGGCGTGGAGGGGGTGGTGAGCGCCCTCTTCGATATCCCGGTGGGAGAGGTGTGGCCAAAGGGCCGCATCGAGGAATTGAAGTCCCTCATCTGCTCGCATGGGCTC from Spirochaeta thermophila DSM 6192 includes these protein-coding regions:
- a CDS encoding endonuclease/exonuclease/phosphatase family protein, which produces MGRPHLVFFLLLFRLVGVRGEEYVVATYNVENLFDAVEDGAEYDEFRPSSFWTEEKVLVRLEAVSRVVRSLDADVLILQEVENERVLGRLVSGYLADAGYRWHFLPEEEGAVHVAVLSRIPVEGVRVHALKDPRVAALRSVVEVEYRLGGEQVFLFGVHLISRAGPAWRDEIRRNQLFLIARRLEEIRRTAPGVHVLVGGDFNMEADAVETFFDRALFPQDVHSVWSMMVPGTMPPGSYWYEGRWERIDGFFFTEGLRDGVGLDVTGGEVVAFPWLLDERGRPWSWDMGTGSGYSDHLPVKVILTDLTRMK
- a CDS encoding 2-hydroxyacid dehydrogenase, which translates into the protein MKHLPSILMYDTKPYDREFFESVNQRYGFTIKYLSDRLTEDNAILAKGYDAVCLFVNDYVTPKVAEVFASAGVKLIALRCAGYNNIDLPSVYGKIHVVRVPAYSPHAVAEHTVALLLALNRKVHRAYWRTREFNFSLTGLMGFDLHGKTAGIIGTGQIGRLVAQILGDGFGMRILLHDPYPAGEWAASHGFSYVPLETLYRESDVISLHCPLTPQTIHLINDESLSLMKKGVFIVNTGRGKLIDTKALIQALKRGHIGAAGLDVYEEETEYFFEDHSDTHIQDDVLARLLTFPNVLVTSHQAFFTREALTNIAETTLKNIDDFFSGRSLENEICYQCDKASCRKKETGRCF
- a CDS encoding sugar phosphate isomerase/epimerase family protein, with the protein product MRLGGPLFAEVRSPEEWVTLLRRWGYRAAYAPVSPEASSEEIAAYREAAERADIVIAEVGVWNNPLSRHPGERKAALDACVRALSLADELGARCCVNIGGSLGEKWDGPCADDLGEEAFDLIVETVRSIIDEVKPLRTFYTLETMPWMYPHTAESYERLIKAVDRKAFAVHFDPVNMIWSPERFFHNAEVIRDFVRRLGPWIRSCHLKDVRLQDRFLVHLEEVIPGRGNLDYRTLLSELDRLDDVPGMLEHLSTPEEYVQARDYVTQVAREIGVGL
- a CDS encoding 30S ribosomal protein THX yields the protein MGKGDKKSRKGKIWRGTYGNTRPKPKNLRRRKRQQGSSS
- a CDS encoding ATP-dependent Clp protease proteolytic subunit, encoding MRFQEKDERKEQGDQQALMEKFLRTRSIILSGEVNKELVEKVVKQLLLLEQMGDEPVKVFIDSPGGDVDAGFAIFDMIRFVGVPVYTIGMGLVASAAALILLAAPKEYRLGLPNSHYLIHQPWSGMRGVATEIEIHAKEIERTRHKINQIISEETGRPLEQVEKDTDRDYWLNAGEALSYGLISRIISSGKELV
- the era gene encoding GTPase Era; this encodes MKVAVCAIVGRPSSGKSTLLNTLCGRKVAITSPVPQTTRNRIRGIVTEERGQIVFIDTPGYHQSEKKFNLFLKEQVIEALKEVDEILYLVDSTRSIGEEEHELIELVKQAGKPVVIALNKIDIPEHHAEGMVPLLKAHFPSAPIVKISAYTGEGLEDLKARLFEAAEEGPQLYPEEFYTDQEPRFRIAEIIREKAIHQTREELPHALYVEVLDVEERPDETLWARALICVERESQKGIIIGRGGEKIKTIRLQSEKELSGIFERPVRLDLRVKVVPKWRRNEGLLRRLLT